In the Nitrospinota bacterium genome, CTTAAGGCAACATCCTGGAATATCATTTTAGGGGGTGGTCCAAATGATAAAAACCGAGCTCAACAAATTGCAAAGGAACTCAATACTGCCAGGGTAATGGATGTCTGTGGTCAACCTCTCATGGTAAATGCTGGCATCATATCGAAGGCAGGGCTCATGGTAACTTCTGATACAGGTCCCATGCATATAGGGTTTGCCATGAGTACTCCGATTGTAGCTCTATTTGGAACAATTTCGCCTTTGGGTTCAGGGCCCTATGACATTCCGGATCATTTATTCAGGGTCATTACAATTGATCCAGAAAGTGATGATTATGTCGAAGAGCAAGACCCGGGAGATTTATATTTTAGATGTATTACGGTTGATCAGGTTTGGGAAAAGGTAGAAGAAATGTTGGCAGAAAAAACTAGCCTGTAGTGTGCGACGGGTACACTTCAGTGACTGCTGAGAGAATATCTTCTACTGTGATGAGACTTTTACACTCGGGTTTGCCGTTCCAACACTCTTCTTTTCTTGTCTGCAGGTTGCAAGGACGGCATTCTATTTCTTTGGATATGATGGTTGTATTTTTTCCTGGAGGCCGCCAAATTTCCGGGTTTGTCCATCCAAACATACCTACGACAGGCACACCAAGAGCAGACGCGAAATGCATATAACCCCCATCATGGCATACCACAAATCTGGCTTTCTGGGTTATTGCCCCTAGCGTGTCCAGGTCTGTACTGAAAAACGAATAGGGCGCTTTATTTATTTCGCATGTTACTTCATCAATCAAGTGTTCCTGGCCCGGCCCGCAAGTCAATAAAATTTTCATATGGTATTGTGAATATATTTTGTCTGCGAGTTGGGCGAATTTTTCAGGTTCCCAGCGGTCATAAGGCCTTGCCCCTGGATGTATAATGCAGAAAGGCTCATCTGCGGCTATGCCATGCTCTTGTAAAAGTTCATTGGCTTTGATGTTTGCAGTTTCTGATATGTGAACGGATGGGGCGACTTCCTCAAATTCCACCCCCATTTTTTTTATTAATGCAACTTGATAATCAATAGGTTGCTTGGGATGCAGGTCCCTAAACTCAAGCTTTACATTGTATAGAAAAGATCGTTTGGCAAATTTGTGACCAACTCGGTAGGGCGCCTGGGTGACAAAGCACATGACGCCCCCCCTTGTTCCTTCATGCATATCTATCACAACATCATAGTGTGTAGAAAAAAGCTCGTAATAAAACTTGAGTTGATGTAGAAAGGATTTTTTCTCAAAACATAAGACACGATCAATGTCGGGGTGGTTGCGAACTACATCAACGGAAAAATGCTCCACCAATACCGTTAGATGACAATCAGGAAAACTTCTTTTTAAAGGAGAATATACTGCTGTGTTGTAAACCACATCTCCAAGGGATCGCAGTTTGATAATAAGAAACTTAGGATTTTTAGGTAATTTTTCACGAGGAAAACTAAG is a window encoding:
- a CDS encoding glycosyltransferase family 9 protein, with protein sequence LKATSWNIILGGGPNDKNRAQQIAKELNTARVMDVCGQPLMVNAGIISKAGLMVTSDTGPMHIGFAMSTPIVALFGTISPLGSGPYDIPDHLFRVITIDPESDDYVEEQDPGDLYFRCITVDQVWEKVEEMLAEKTSL
- a CDS encoding glycosyltransferase family 9 protein, giving the protein MEFSFILLSFPREKLPKNPKFLIIKLRSLGDVVYNTAVYSPLKRSFPDCHLTVLVEHFSVDVVRNHPDIDRVLCFEKKSFLHQLKFYYELFSTHYDVVIDMHEGTRGGVMCFVTQAPYRVGHKFAKRSFLYNVKLEFRDLHPKQPIDYQVALIKKMGVEFEEVAPSVHISETANIKANELLQEHGIAADEPFCIIHPGARPYDRWEPEKFAQLADKIYSQYHMKILLTCGPGQEHLIDEVTCEINKAPYSFFSTDLDTLGAITQKARFVVCHDGGYMHFASALGVPVVGMFGWTNPEIWRPPGKNTTIISKEIECRPCNLQTRKEECWNGKPECKSLITVEDILSAVTEVYPSHTTG